From a region of the Salvelinus fontinalis isolate EN_2023a chromosome 13, ASM2944872v1, whole genome shotgun sequence genome:
- the LOC129867942 gene encoding alpha-1A adrenergic receptor-like — MSFDTANDANFWSNGSSELYAETPGPLSENNSNLTTANYTDTNPLDLTRAVSVGMVLGAFILFAIVGNILVILSVVCNRHLRIPTNYFIINLAIADLLLGTTVLPVSATLEILDYWVFGRIFCDIWAAVDVLCCTASIMSLCVISIDRYIGVRYPLQYPCIVTEKRAILAMLGVWVLATVISIGPLLGWKQPPSNDDTVCPITEEPFYAIFSSLGSFYIPLAVILCMYCQVYVVAKRTTKNLEAGVMKERMDSNELTLRIHCKNAQLQEYCVTGKGQARSTLTVKLLKFSREKKAAKTLGVVVGMFILCWLPFFLVLPIGSFNADLRPSETFFKVIFWLGYFNSCLNPIIYPCYSREFKQAFIRILKCRCHQKKKQKGWRAYYNQRSSRLGSTNTSYLNGSQQTLSSINPSPRCVSKGTGSRLEPGFDLNSPSPCTSLPGSPFSGQTRALPGAVYQSASRNNKVHLLSPLAREPVHANGQSRNGEVEHGSIRATPDTIM; from the exons ATGAGTTTTGATACTGCTAATGATGCCAACTTCTGGAGTAACGGGTCCTCGGAGCTGTACGCAGAGACACCAGGACCGTTGTCTGAAAATAATTCCAACTTGACCACAGCGAATTACACAGACACGAATCCTCTGGACCTTACCAGAGCCGTGTCAGTTGGTATGGTTCTGGGCGCTTTCATTTTGTTCGCAATCGTGGGCAACATACTCGTAATACTTTCCGTTGTGTGCAACAGACACCTGCGTATACCAACGAACTATTTCATTATCAACCTAGCCATTGCGGACCTGTTGCTGGGTACCACAGTGCTGCCCGTGTCCGCAACACTGGAGATTCTCGACTACTGGGTATTCGGAAGGATCTTCTGTGACATCTGGGCAGCAGTGGACGTGTTATGTTGCACGGCCTCCATCATGAGCCTGTGCGTAATATCCATAGACCGTTATATAGGCGTGCGCTACCCACTGCAGTACCCCTGTATAGTAACGGAGAAAAGAGCCATTTTGGCCATGCTCGGTGTGTGGGTTCTCGCCACTGTCATCTCCATCGGACCTCTACTCGGGTGGAAACAACCACCCTCAAATGATGACACCGTTTGCCCCATCACCGAAGAGCCCTTTTACGCAATCTTCTCCTCCCTCGGTTCATTTTACATACCTCTGGCTGTCATCCTGTGCATGTACTGCCAGGTGTATGTAGTTGCCAAACGGACCACTAAGAACTTGGAGGCGGGGGTCATGAAAGAACGCATGGACTCGAATGAGCTCACACTCAGGATCCACTGCAAAAACGCACAGCTGCAAGAATACTGCGTCACGGGCAAAGGCCAGGCGCGGAGCACACTGACGGTGAAACTGCTCAAGTTCTCCCGGGAGAAGAAAGCTGCTAAAACTCTGGGTGTGGTGGTGGGCATGTTTATTCTCTGCTGGCTGCCATTCTTCCTCGTGCTGCCCATCG GGTCGTTTAACGCCGACCTGCGTCCCTCGGAGACGTTCTTCAAGGTGATCTTCTGGCTGGGCTACTTCAACAGCTGCCTCAACCCCATCATCTACCCTTGCTACAGCCGAGAGTTCAAGCAGGCCTTCATCCGCATCCTTAAGTGCCGCTGCCAtcagaagaagaagcagaagggTTGGAGGGCCTACTACAACCAACGTTCCTCTCGCCTGGGCTCCACCAATACCTCCTACCTGAACGGAAGTCAGCAGACCCTGTCCTCCATCAACCCCAGCCCTCGCTGTGTCAGCAAAGGGACCGGCTCTCGCCTAGAGCCTGGGTTTGACCTCAACTCCCCATCCCCCTGCACGTCTCTGCCTGGGAGCCCCTTCAGTGGCCAGACGAGGGCCCTCCCTGGGGCTGTCTACCAGAGCGCCAGCAGAAACAACAAAGTCCACCTGCTCTCTCCCCTGGCCAGGGAGCCAGTTCATGCCAATGGACAGAGTAGGAATGGAGAGGTGGAGCATGGATCAATCAGGGCAACACCTGACACAATTATGTAA